A section of the Telopea speciosissima isolate NSW1024214 ecotype Mountain lineage chromosome 3, Tspe_v1, whole genome shotgun sequence genome encodes:
- the LOC122653688 gene encoding ubiquitin C-terminal hydrolase 12-like — protein MEKLATYDATFPSSEIGVPIKSMRDDIPTHYTFKILSFSKLCKLHESRCDSKVFSAGGYKWKMSVSLNKNKQQKVHYLSLYLGIEETESLQPGWEIEAVFRLFVFDQVRGQYWMLQETNAKFHAPNTEWRVDEFMSLKTFSDPSCGFLVKDSCVFLFSFVGRDVWAKVTAWR, from the exons ATGGAAAAGTTGGCTACATATGATGCAACCTTTCCTTCTTCAGAAATAG GAGTTCCAATAAAATCAATGAGAGATGATATTCCAACTCACTacacatttaaaattttatcattttcaaaactttgCAAGCTTCATGAAAGTAGATGCGACTCCAAGGTTTTCAGTGCTGGTGGCTATAAATG GAAAATGTCTGTCTCTCTGAACAAAAACAAGCAGCAGAAAGTACATTATCTATCTCTCTACTTGGGCATCGAAGAAACTGAATCCCTCCAGCCTGGTTGGGAGATTGAGGCTGTTTTTCGTTTATTTGTATTTGACCAAGTTCGAGGCCAGTATTGGATGCTTCAAG AAACCAATGCAAAGTTTCATGCACCGAATACCGAATGGCGAGTTGATGAGTTCATGTCATTGAAAACCTTCAGTGACCCATCTTGTGGATTTCTTGTTAAAGATTCCTGCGTCTTTCTGTTTTCGTTTGTAGGGAGAGATGTTTGGGCAAAGGTGACTGCTTGGAGATGA
- the LOC122656335 gene encoding uncharacterized protein LOC122656335: MEKQILDYSLVPSGLSILLAYHFWLLYRIINHPTTTVVGINGINRRVWVQSMMEDTSKNGVLAVQTLRNNIMASTLLASTAITLSSVVAVLMANSKARPTVIVFGAQSELGIWIKFFAILVCFLLAFLFNVQSIRYYSHSSILINLPVKKMLSPQMTTEYVGRTVNQGSYFWSLGLRAFYFSFPLFLWLFGPIPMFICCVVLVFMLYFLDVSFDFGEGAGVGAGVVIDDKDEEQGR, from the exons ATGGAGAAGCAAATTCTTGATTACTCCTTGGTTCCTTCTGGCCTCTCCATACTACTTGCTTACCATTTCTGGCTTCTCTATCGGATCATAAATCATCCAACAACCACTGTTGTAGGCATCAATGGCATCAACAGGCGTGTGTGGGTCCAAAGCATGATGGAG GATACGTCGAAGAACGGCGTTCTTGCCGTGCAGACCTTACGAAACAACATAATGGCGTCGACACTTTTGGCATCTACGGCGATAACGCTTAGTTCCGTCGTTGCGGTGCTCATGGCGAACTCGAAAGCTCGACCTACGGTGATTGTTTTTGGAGCTCAAAGTGAGCTAGGAATTTGGATCAAGTTCTTTGCAATATTGGTTTGCTTTCTTTTGGCATTCTTGTTTAATGTACAGTCTATAAGATATTATAGCCATTCAAGTATACTGATTAACCTTCCGGTGAAGAAGATGTTAAGCCCACAAATGACAACAGAGTATGTGGGAAGGACAGTGAACCAAGGGAGTTATTTTTGGTCACTAGGATTGCGGGCGTTTTACTTCTCTTTCCCACTTTTTTTGTGGCTCTTTGGACCTATTCCAATGTTTATTTGTTGTGTTGTGCTGGTTTTTATGCTTTATTTTCTGGACGTTAGTTTTGACTTTGGAGAAGGTGCTGGTGTTGGTGCTGGTGTTGTCATCGACGACAAGGACGAGGAACAAGGGAGGTAG
- the LOC122654990 gene encoding ubiquitin C-terminal hydrolase 12-like, which translates to MREEPPTHYTFRINQFSLFEKFSKERCRSQSFGAGGYRWRLILYPNGNDKGKGSHLSLYLKIEDTTSLPLGWEVQVVFRFFAFDQIRGQYLMFEETQGKRFHAMKTEWGSDEFIPLRVFKNQSYGYLVNDTSMLGAEIFIFGESRTGQSSSDCLVKDTMKVRAVFSPALAGPKCMIFVFSSGKASSVC; encoded by the exons ATGAGAGAAGAACCACCGACCCACTACACTTTCAGAATCAATCAATTTTCACTGTTTGAAAAGTTTTCTAAAGAAAGATGTCGTTCGCAGTCATTTGGTGCGGGTGGCTACAGATG GAGACTGATTCTCTACCCAAATGGGAATGACAAGGGGAAAGGTTCTCACTTGTCGCTCTActtgaaaatagaagatacTACTTCTCTTCCCCTAGGTTGGGAGGTCCAGGTGGTTTTTCGCTTCTTTGCATTTGACCAAATTCGGGGCCAATATCTGATGTTTGAAG AAACTCAAGGGAAGCGTTTTCATGCAATGAAAACCGAATGGGGATCTGACGAGTTCATCCCACTCAGAGTGTTCAAGAACCAATCTTATGGATATCTTGTTAATGATACAAGCATGTTAGGAGCAGAGATATTCATTTTTGGAGAGAGTAGAACAGGACAAA gttcatcagaTTGTTTAGTGAAGGATACCATGAAGGTAAGGGCAGTGTTTTCACCAGCCTTAGCTGGTCCAAAATGCATGATATTTGTATTTTCATCTGGTAAAGCATCCAGTGTATGTTGA